The following proteins are co-located in the Pyricularia oryzae 70-15 chromosome 1, whole genome shotgun sequence genome:
- a CDS encoding peptidase family M28 family protein: MSNPFAFRSAQVTFWTTVVYLALLVPLVVINEGVPPVQPDGSLFLDRGLNLTEAWLDLGHITERFHHQNSRENDVVRDYLRLRIEQIIAANDAEARTTVFNDLTSNVTYLAWGSAVPTHYQGNNLYVYIRGKDDDQGEWWHNARAGKLIGKGGVLVNAHFDSVSTAYGATDDGMGTVTVLQMIRYFTKPGNQPQRGIVALLNNAEEPGLLGAAAFGKSPLLPFIHTFLNLEGAGAGSRCVLFRSTDREVTSAFSNVQSPFGSVVGSDGFKMGLVRSGTDYSVWHDIYGQRGLDLAFYRPRALYHTNQDDTKHTSRESLWQMMAASTTTLINLSADTGSDYIGDRPDGDRSKAPNGSPSDGVWFDLFGSTFVLFGLRGMFAWSLTVLIVGPLTLFGMMYLVHKQGKGYAFHTKLRATSDSSSEDGDDEDGEVIRLGGWKGFFRFPFALIVAGALVTGAALLLRKMNPFIIYSSEYAVWAMMISLFYFGFWLIMRGSSYTRPSALHRLYVHIWLFILGWVALVFATVLEDRMRIASGYIFVFWESQVFLATLVAVCELFSLPRKIDFARGAAEEAEVRDHLEAVPHSDAVIAPSLEEATSPQRAGQSSNSPQEDDEDDVPDEETPLFRKAGRGNKLDTSFLRRGYRRSVSAIMDSNNEAEDGPKRKQPFEGEQAWSGPMVTSTWILQFLLLGPFMVILGGQVGLLLTSAVNQTGVDGSSLLAPYLMIAALSAILLMPLSPFIHRVTKHVPLFLLAVAFATLIYSLVAFPFSPRAPYKTFFRQTVDLDTGDTQVHLAGVEQYLRKIIADVPSALGQEIACDASSSRRDLVDCTYDAAQVPPIPTYGSGKKSFDLPPGVSPGPAYYGKLLTVTVVNTTAKIATQGSKTARLKIDAVDTRVVELRFSKEGPPIRSFRVVGADSWDDRFGAFPDDGARVLRLWRRDWESSFVVDITWKVDGGNTRGLEGRAVALWSDANDAVNTMPAFREVVRYAPAWATVSKAAPGLVEGSKAFKV, translated from the exons ATGTCAAATCCTTTCGCCTTCAGGTCTGCGCAGGTCACGTTCTGGACCACTGTCGTTTATCTTGCGCTCCTCGTTCCTTTGGTTGTGATCAACGAAGGGGTGCCTCCCGTACAACCCGACGGCTC CCTCTTCCTGGACCGTGGGCTGAACCTCACCGAGGCTTGGCTAGATCTAGGCCATATCACAGAGCGTTTCCACCACCAAAACAGTCGCGAAAATGATGTGGTGCGAGACTACTTGCGCCTCCGCATCGAGCAGATCATTGCTGCAAACGATGCTGAAGCCAGGACAACTGTCTTCAACGACCTCACCTCCAACGTGACATATCTCGCCTGGGGTAGCGCTGTGCCGACTCACTACCAAGGTAACAACCTCTACGTCTATATCCGTGGAAAAGACGACGACCAAGGAGAGTGGTGGCACAATGCACGGGCTGGCAAGCTGATTGGGAAGGGTGGTGTCCTGGTCAATGCCCATTTCGACTC GGTTTCGACCGCTTATGGTGCAACAGATGACGGCATGGGGACGGTAACGGTGCTGCAGATGATCAGGTACTTTACCAAGCCTGGGAACCAACCGCAGCGAGGCATCGTGGCGCTACTCAACAATGCCGAGGAGCCTGGGCTGCTTGGGGCTGCGGCGTTTGGTAAAAGCCCTTTGCTGCCCTTTATTCACACGTTCCTCAACCTCGAAGGCGCAGGGGCCGGAAGCCGATGTGTACTGTTCCGCTCCACGGATCGAGAGGTGACTAGCGCTTTTTCGAACGTGCAGTCGCCGTTTGGCTCGGTGGTAGGATCAGATGGGTTCAAAATGGGTCTGGTGCGTAGTGGCACCGACTATTCAGTCTGGCACGATATTTACGGCCAGCGCGGCCTTGATCTGGCATTCTACAGGCCCCGGGCTCTGTACCACACCAACCAGGACGATACCAAGCACACCAGTCGAGAGAGCTTATGGCAGATGATGGCAGCGTCTACCACAACCCTTATCAACCTCTCAGCAGATACAGGGTCCGACTACATTGGAGATCGCCCTGATGGTGACAGGAGCAAGGCTCCCAATGGTTCGCCAAGCGACGGTGTCTGGTTCGACCTGTTTGGGAGCACTTTCGTACTTTTTGGGCTCCGGGGAATGTTTGCCTGGTCGTTGACTGTGCTGATTGTTGGGCCTCTGACACTCTTTGGGATGATGTACCTTGTTCACAAACAGGGCAAGGGCTATGCTTTCCACACAAAACTTCGAGCGACGAGTGATAGCAGCAGCGAGGATGGCGATGATGAAGACGGGGAAGTTATTCGGCTCGGCGGCTGGAAGGGATTCTTCCGCTTTCCATTTGCGCTGATTGTCGCAGGAGCGCTGGTGACTGGAGCTGCCTTGCTACTAAGGAAGATGAACCCCTTTATCATCTACAGCAGCGAATATGCGGT GTGGGCGATGATGATTTCCCTGTTTTACTTTGGGTTCTGGCTCATCATGCGCGGATCGAGCTACACGAGGCCGAGCGCTCTGCATCGACTATATGTGCATATCTGGCTCTTCATCCTTGGCTGGGTGGCACTTGTGTTTGCAACCGTGCTGGAAGACCGCATGCGAATTGCGTCGGGGTACATCTTTGTCTTTTGGGAATCACAGGTTTTCCTCGCCACCCTGGTTGCAGTATGTGAGCTTTTTTCTCTGCCAAGGAAGATCGACTTCGCGCGTGGAGCTGCGGAGGAGGCGGAAGTTCGTGATCATCTCGAGGCTGTTCCTCACTCGGATGCTGTCATCGCTCCGTCCCTCGAGGAGGCTACCAGCCCCCAGCGTGCTGGCCAAAGCAGTAATTCTCCGCAAGAAGATGATGAGGACGATGTGCCAGATGAAGAAACACCTCTTTTCAGGAAGGCTGGGCGTGGCAACAAGCTCGACACATCTTTCCTTCGCAGAGGCTACCGACGGTCTGTGTCTGCCATCATGGATTCCAACAACGAAGCCGAGGATGGCCCCAAGAGAAAGCAGCCGTTCGAGGGCGAGCAGGCATGGTCAGGACCAATGGTTACCTCAACGTGGATACTTCAATTCCTATTGCTTGGCCCTTTCATGGTGATCCTTGGGGGACAGGTCGGACTGTTGCTTACCTCGGCCGTCAACCAGACTGGTGTGGATGGCTCCAGCTTACTAGCGCCTTACCTCATGATCGCCGCGCTCTCTGCGATACTGCTAATGCCCCTCTCACCTTTCATTCACAGAGTGACGAAGCATGTGCCCCTGTTTCTGCTCGCAGTAGCTTTCGCGACGCTGATCTACAGCCTCGTTGCCTTTCCCTTCTCACCCCGGGCCCCTTACAAGACGTTCTTCAGACAAACTGTCGACTTGGACACGGGCGACACACAAGTCCATCTCGCCGGAGTAGAGCAGTATCTGCGCAAGATCATTGCAGATGTTCCCTCGGCCTTAGGACAGGAGATTGCTTGTGATGCCAGCTCCAGCCGTAGAGACCTTGTCGATTGCACCTACGATGCAGCACAGGTGCCGCCGATCCCTACTTATGGCAGCGGCAAAAAGAGTTTTGACCTCCCACCGGGAGTCTCGCCGGGTCCAGCATACTACGGCAAGCTGCTCACTGTCACCGTCGTCAATACTACGGCCAAGATAGCCACGCAAGGCAGTAAGACAGCAAGACTAAAGATTGACGCTGTAGACACGCGCGTGGTAGAACTTCGGTTCTCTAAGGAGGGGCCTCCGATTCGATCATTCAGGGTGGTTGGGGCAGATTCTTGGGACGATAGATTCGGTGCATTCCCTGACGACGGTGCCAGGGTACTGCGACTATGGAGGCGAGATTGGGAATCGAGCTTTGTGGTTGATATCACGTGGAAGGTTGATGGAGGCAATACAAGGGGGCTGGAAGGACGTGCTGTTGCTCTGTGGAGCGACGCTAATGACGCAGTCAACACCATGCCAGCATTTAGGGAGGTCGTGAGGTACGCCCCGGCTTGGGCAACCGTATCGAAGGCGGCCCCTGGACTCGTGGAGGGCAGCAAGGCATTCAAGGTTTGA
- a CDS encoding vacuolar protein sorting-associated protein vps5 — protein sequence MDPLEEAPWADAATTSTSQSSSQQHQDDNTATSKPSESSAGGSSSLSASTGGPRPSRLTPRRLLAQPTRLQAVEDDPLGPLGAPPSTGATTPGAAPLSENLSPTGGSSDTGPPAPPKEHSLAIRPGGGAQQRRGGPPDPHRIDDDDDDDRLFDTTNRGPRVPPPVAPAPHGPGGAARPGGVAQSVSIEQAAKPTFWITVGDPHKVGDLTSSHIVYSVRTKTTSKGYKQPEFEVKRRYRDFLWLYNTLHGNNPGVVVPPPPEKQAVGRFESNFVESRRQALEKMLNKIAVHPTLQHDPDLKLFLESESFNVDIKHKERREPLNMVGGESKGMFSSLGIGGSTNKFVEQDDWFHERRVYLDAMENQLKALLKAMETMVGQRKAMAEAAGDFSASLHALSTVELSPALSGPLDALSELQTTIQDVYDRQAQQDVLTFGIVIEEYLRLIGSVKQAFAQRQKAFYAWHGAETELNKRRAAQDKLLRQGRSQQDRLNHVSAEVADAERKVHQARLLFDDMGKLMRTELDRFEREKVEDFKSGVETFLESAIEAQKELIEKWETFLMQLDADDDDAAFYKPPVLASADNGGGNNKPAGQTAVDRARARIDEDSD from the exons ATGGATCCGCTAGAAGAAGCGCCGTGGGCTGACGCGGCTACGACCAGCACCAGCCAGTCATCATCCCAGCAGCATCAGGACGACAATACCGCTACTTCCAAGCCATCAGAAAGCAGCGCGGGTGGCTCCAGCTCCCTCTCTGCCAGCACCGGAGGCCCGCGACCGTCTAGACTCACACCCCGTCGGCTCCTTGCCCAGCCCACCCGCCTGCAAGCTGTCGAGGATGACCCGCTCGGTCCTCTCGGAGCACCGCCCTCAACCGGCGCGACCACTCCGGGTGCAGCTCCGCTATCGGAGAACCTTTCGCCCACCGGCGGCTCCTCCGACACAGGCCCGCCTGCGCCACCCAAGGAGCACTCGCTCGCGATACGGCCCGGCGGAGGAGCGCAGCAGCGCAGGGGAGGGCCCCCAGACCCGCACCGgatcgacgacgatgacgatgacgatcgGCTGTTCGATACCACCAACCGTGGGCCGAGGGTGCCGCCCCCTGTCGCGCCGGCGCCGCATGGTCCCGGAGGGGCGGCGAGGCCCGGTGGGGTGGCGCAGAGTGTGAGCATCGAGCAGGCGGCCAAGCCGACCTTTTGGATTACGGTTGGCGACCCGCACAAGGTTGGAGATTTGACTAGTTCGCACATTGTATATTCCGTGCGAACGAAG ACGACATCAAAGGGTTACAAACAGCCCGAGTTCGAGGTCAAGAGACGATACAGGGACTTCCTGTGGCTGTACAACACGCTGCATGGGAATAACCCTGGCGTCGTGGTTCCGCCGCCTCCTGAGAAGCAGGCCGTTGGCCGTTTCGAGAGCAACTTTGTTGAGTCTCGAAGACAAGCACTGGAGAAGATGCTCAACAAGATAGCAGTGCATCCTACTCTACAGCACGACCCGGACTTGAAGCTATTTCTGGAGAGCGAGTCATTCAACGTCGATATCAAGCACAAGGAACGAAGAGAGCCTCTCAACATGGTTGGCGGCGAAAGCAAGGGCATGTTCAGCAGTCTAGGCATCGGTGGTAGCACCAACAAGTTTGTTGAGCAGGATGAT TGGTTCCACGAGCGTCGGGTCTACCTCGACGCAATGGAGAATCAGCTCAAAGCCCTACTCAAGGCGATGGAGACTATGGTTGGCCAACGCAAGGCAATGGCTGAGGCCGCAGGTgacttttcggcatccctcCACGCCTTGTCGACGGTGGAGCTCTCCCCAGCACTATCGGGCCCCTTGGACGCTCTTTCAGAACTGCAGACAACGATTCAGGACGTGTACGACCGTCAAGCCCAGCAAGACGTTCTGACATTTGGGATCGTCATCGAGGAGTATCTCCGGCTCATCGGTAGCGTTAAGCAGGCCTTTGCACAGCGACAAAAGGCATTTTACGCATGGCACGGTGCGGAGACAGAGCTTAacaagcggcgggccgcgcAGGACAAGCTACTGCGTCAGGGCCGGTCGCAGCAGGACAGGCTCAACCATGTCAGTGCAGAGGTTGCCGATGCCGAACGCAAGGTCCACCAGGCGCGACTGCTGTTCGATGACATGGGCAAATTGATGCGTACTGAGCTGGATAGGTTTGAGAGGGAGAAGGTGGAAGACTTCAAGAGCGGAGTGGAGACGTTCTTGGAAAGCGCTATCGAGGCGCAGAAAGAG TTGATCGAGAAGTGGGAGACCTTTCTCATGCAGCTGGATgccgacgatgatgatgcgGCGTTCTACAAACCGCCTGTCTTGGCTTCGGCTGATAACGGCGGCGGGAACAACAAGCCGGCTGGACAAACGGCTGTGGACCGGGCCCGTGCAAGAATCGACGAAGACTCGGATTAA
- a CDS encoding glutathione S-transferase, translating to MWPSLTRQTICSRGSSRAWKQLVGALSSSQLAAARAHAIRPQTQTQIPYNSLLKTTTRAASTSQPVNMGIKTDIHLYTTGTPNGIKVSILLEELGLEYQVTKIDIMKNVQKEQWFLDINPNGRIPALTDTFTDGKTINLFESASIMQYLVDRYDTEHKVSYPHGSREHYQVQNWVYWQMGGLGPMQGQANHFSRYAPEKIQYGIDRYQNETHRLYGVMETQLASNPSGYLVGDKATIADFACWGWVAGYSWCGIDIEPFPHLKAWLWKLKERPGLDKGRNVPTPHTALDHVGKSQEELDKMAEESRKWIQAGMAADAKK from the exons ATGTGGCCCTCACTGACTCGGCAAACTATATGTTCGAGGGGTTCCTCCCGAGCTTGGAAGCAGCTGGTTGGAGCTCTATCGTCATCACAACTGGCAGCTGCTCGCGCCCACGCTATCCGTCCTCAAACCCAAACTCAAATCCCTTATAACTCGCTCCTAAAAACTACAACCAGAGCAGCAAGCACTAGTCAACCCGTCAACATGGGAATCAAAACTGACATTCACCTGTATACCACCGGTACGCCAAATGGCATCAAGGTGTCTATCctgctcgaggagctgggcCTCGAGTACCAGGTGACCAAGATTGACATTATGAAGAACGTGCAAAAGGAGCAATGGTTCCTTGACATCAACCCCAACGGTCGCATCCCGGCATTGACCGACACTTTCACCGATGGCAAGACCATCAACTTGTTTGAGAGCGCCTCCATCATGCAGTACCTTGTGGACCGTTATGACACTGAGCACAAAGTGTCGTACCCCCACGGTTCCAGGGAGCACTACCAGGTCCAGAACTGGGTCTACTGGCAGATGGGCGGCCTTGGCCCCATGCAGGGTCAAGCGAACCACTTCAGCC GCTACGCCCCGGAGAAGATCCAGTACGGCATTGACAGGTACCAAAACGAGACCCATCGTCTTTATGGCGTGATGGAGACGCAGCTCGCTAGCAACCCGTCCGGATACCTTGTCGGTGATAAGGCGACCATCGCAGACTTTGCCTGCTGGGGATGGGTAGCTGGTTACT CATGGTGTGGAATTGACATTGAGCCGTTCCCTCACTTGAAGGCATGGCTCTGGAAGCTGAAGGAGAGACCTGGTCTTGACAAGGGTCGCAACGTGCCTACTCCGCACACGGCTCTCGATCACGTTGGTAAGAGCCAGGAGGAGCTAGACAAGATGGCCGAGGAGTCGAGGAAGTGGATTCAGGCTGGCATGGCCGCTGATGCTAAGAAATAG
- a CDS encoding branchpoint-bridging protein gives MSWRNQGITGSNNIPLGKTRRFGGEAEPEDAQPSFNSGSNSAPSQPSYSGGFNGGDRDAKRGRSPEPRSEADGPKRRKKRNRWGDATDNKAAGLMGLPTAVMANMTAEQLEAYTLHLRIEEITQKLKIDDVVPADGDRSPSPAPQYDNQGRRVNTREYRYRKKLEDERHKLIEKAIKTIPNYHPPSDYRRPTKTQEKVYVPVNDYPEINFIGLLIGPRGNTLKKMESESGAKIAIRGKGSVKEGKGRSDAAHTSNQEEDLHCLIMADTEEKVNKAKKLIHNVIETAASIPEGQNELKRNQLRELAALNGTLRDDENQACQNCGQIGHRKWECPEKQNYTTNIICRVCGNAGHMARDCPDRQRGASWRNDGPGFRSAGRIGAGPTSGAEVVDQEYEALMQEINGGPGGAAPARIEAGPGGPPTGPSGGGDNARPWQRGPTGGAAPWRQRNNDRENNDDGPRGGGFGGGSGGPAPWARDRQNRQHEDRDRGDGDQPWRNRDRGDRDHRDRDRERDRDRDRGYNSHGGDNGYSAASASAPAPWSQPAGAPGYGAYPGYGSYGGPPGMGAPGMPAPPGLPGAPPGLPGAPGLNAPPGLPSDFNVSALIAQYSGGAPPPPPPSGDAPPPPPGDQSPPPPPPGA, from the exons ATGTCTTGGAGAAACCAGGGAATTACGGGCTCGAACAATATCCCGTTGGGCAAGACGCGCCGCTTTGGTGGCGAGGCTGAGCCCGAGGATGCGCAGCCCAGCTTCAACTCCGGTTCCAACTCTGCGCCGTCGCAGCCGTCGTACTCGGGCGGTTTTAATGGCGGCGACCGCGACGCTAAACGCGGTCGCAGTCCTGAGCCAA GATCCGAGGCCGACGGCCCGAAACGACGCAAGAAGCGAAACCGATGGGGCGATGCTACGGACAACAAGGCCGCCGGCCTGATGGGTCTTCCGACCGCAGTCATGGCTAACATGACAGCCGAGCAGCTCGAAGCCTACACGCTCCATCTCCGAATTGAGGAGATCACGCAGAAGCTAAAGATCGATGATGTGGTTCCCGCCGACGGCGACCGGTCGCCTTCGCCCGCGCCTCAGTATGATAACCAGGGTCGCCGTGTCAACACCAGGGAGTACAGATACCGCAAGAAGCTGGAGGACGAGCGTCACAAGCTCATCGAAAAGGCTATCAAGACCATTCCCAACTACCACCCTCCGTCCGACTACAGAAGGCCCACCAAAACGCAGGAAAAGGTCTACGTGCCGGTCAACGACTACCCGGAAATCAACTTCA TTGGCTTACTTATCGGCCCCCGTGGCAATACATTGAAGAAGATGGAGTCTGAATCCGGTGCCAAGATTGCTATTCGTGGCAAAGGTTCAGTCAAGGAAGGCAAGGGCAGATCTGATGCTGCCCACACCAGTAACCAGGAAGAGGACCTTCACTGTCTCATCATGGCTGATACCGAGGAGAAGGTCAACAAGGCCAAGAAACTGATTCATAACGTGATCGAAACT GCGGCCTCCATTCCTGAAGGTCAGAACGAGTTGAAGCGAAACCAACTTCGAGAGCTGGCTGCGTTGAACGGTACTCTGCGTGACGATGAAAACCAGGCATGTCAGAATTGTGGCCAAATTGGCCACAGAAAATGGGAATGTCCCGAGAAGCAGAACTACACCACCAACATCATCTGCCGAGTCTGTGGCAATGCTGGCCACATGGCGAGGGATTGTCCCGATAGGCAGCGTGGCGCTAGTTGGCGCAACGACGGACCAGGGTTCCGCTCTGCTGGTCGCATCGGCGCCGGGCCTACCAGTGGTGCCGAGGTTGTCGATCAGGAGTATGAG GCTCTCATGCAGGAAATTAATGGTGGTCCTGGAGGCGCAGCTCCTGCTCGTATCGAAGCTGGACCAGGAGGTCCGCCGACTGGTcccagcggcggcggtgatAACGCCAGGCCGTGGCAACGAGGCCCTACTGGTGGGGCCGCACCCTGGCGCCAGCGCAACAACGATCGCGAAAACAACGACGATGGCCCCCGTGGTGGAGGTTTTGGTGGGGGATCTGGTGGACCAGCACCTTGGGCCCGTGATCGCCAAAACCGGCAGCATGAGGACCGTGATCGTGGCGATGGAGACCAACCCTGGCGCAACCGAGACCGCGGCGACAGAGACCACCGTGACCGTGACCGTGAACGGGATAGGGACCGTGATCGCGGCTACAATAGCCATGGTGGCGACAATGGGTATTCTGCTGCGTCTGCGTCTGCCCCAGCTCCCTGGAGTCAGCCCGCCGGTGCACCTGGCTATGGCGCATACCCTGGGTATGGCAGCTATGGCGGTCCTCCCGGAATGGGCGCTCCTGGAATGCCTGCGCCACCTGGATTGCCCGGAGCCCCTCCTGGACTTCCAGGTGCCCCAGGGCTGAATGCTCCACCGGGGCTGCCTTCGGACTTTAACGTCAGTGCCTTGATCGCACAGTACTCTGGCGGTGCtcctccgccgcctcctccgtCTGGTGACGCTCCTCCGCCTCCCCCGGGTGATCAGTCACCTCCGCCTCCTCCGCCAGGAGCTTAG